The Nostoc sp. 'Peltigera membranacea cyanobiont' N6 genome contains the following window.
AGGGCGACGGCCAAAATAACCAATTAACTGGTCTGGCTGGTAATGACGTAATTGATGGTAGAGGTGGTAACGACCTAATTGATGGTGGAGATGGCAATGACACGTTATTCGGTGGTACTGGTGATGACACATTTAAGGGTGGTCAGGGTTACGACAGCATTGACGGTGGGGATGGCTTTGATACCGCAGACTATAGCAAACTAGGTCAAACCATTACCCTCTCAGGAGTAGGGACAGTTACTAAAGCTGGTGGATTGGGGCAAGACCAACTCTTGAAAGTAGACAAAGTTGTTGCTGATGCTAAAGTTGCCAACAACACTATAGATGCTTCCGGATCTTTGTCTGGGGTAGCTGCTGTTGCCGACCTAGAAGCCCAAACCATCTCTGCTCTGAACGTTCCTGGTTTAGGAACATTGACATTTAATGTAGTCAACTTTGACAACGTTATCGGCACAATTAACAATGACAGCATAAAGGGTGACGGTCAAAAGAATCAATTAACTGGTCTTGCTGGTAATGACCTGATTGATGGTAGGGGTGGCAACGACCTAATTGATGGTGGAGATGGCAATGACACGTTGTTAGGTGGTTATGGTGATGACACCTTTAAGGGTGGTCAGGGTTATGACAGCATTGATGGTGGAGTTGGTACAGATACCGCAGACTACGGCAAACTGGGTCAAACTATTACCCTCTCAGGAGTAGGGACAGTTACCAAAGCTGGTGGATTGGGACAAGACCAACTCTTGAATGTAGAAAAGATTATTGCCGATGCTAGTGTTGTCAACAACACTATAGATGCTTCCGCATCTTTAGCCGGTGTATCTATCACAGTTAATCTACAAAGCCAAACTTTGACAGCCAATAATGTTCCTGGTTTGGGGACATTGCCATTTACTGTAGTTAACTTTGATGATGTCATCGGCACAAATACAGGTGACAGCATTACTGGCGATAGCCAAAATAATAAATTAACAGGCAATGGCGGCAATGACACATTTAGGGGCAGTCGCGGTAACGACAGCATTGATGGTGGAGATGGCTTTGATACCGCAGACTACAGCAGCTTAGGCAAAAAAATTACCCTCTCAGGTGTAGGGACAATTACTAAAGCTGGCGGTTTCGGAACAGATACAGTCTTTAAAGTAGAGAAGGTAATTGCTGATGCCAGTGTTGCCAACAACACTATAGATGCGTCTCAATCCTTGTCTGGGGTAGCTGCCATTGCTGACCTACAAGCCCAAACTATCTCTGCTCTTAATGTTCCTGGTTTGGGAACATTGACATTTAATGTAGTCAACTTTGCCAATGTTATCGGTACTGTTAACAATGACAGCATAAAGGGTGACGGCCAAAATAACCAATTAACTGGTCTGGCTGGTGATGACCTGATTGATGGTAGAGATGGTAATGACCTGATTGATGGTGGACTGGGTAATGACACCTTGATAGGTGGTGCAGGCGATGATACCTTCAAGGGCAGTAAAGGTAACGACAGCATTGATGGTGGAGTTGGTACAGATACCGCAGACTACAGCAAGCTAGGTAAAGCCATCACCCTATCAGGTGTAGGACAAATCACTAAAGCTGGTGGCTTCGGAACAGACACAGTTTTTAAAGTAGAAACAGTTATTGCTGATGCTAGCGTTGCCAATAACACCATAGATTCCTCACAATCTGTTGCTGGTGTATCTATCAGCGCTAACTTACAGGAACAAACTATCTCTGCCCTTAACGTTCCTAGTTTGGGGACAATAACATTTAATGTACTCAACTTTGATAATCTCATCGGTACAAATGCAGGTGACAGCATTACTGGTGATAGCCAAAATAACCGATTAGAAGGTGGCTCCGGTAATGACACTATCTCCGGTGGCTTCGGTAATGACACCATCATAGGTGGACAAGGTGCTGACATTCTCACTGGTGGCTCTGGTGCAGATAAGTTTGTTTTCAACAGTTTTAATGATGGTATTGACACCATTACAGATTACAACTTTGGTCAAAGCGACGTAATCCAAGTTTCTAAAGCAGGCTTTGGTACTAATAATCTTAGTAACTTCTCCTACAACTCATTGAACGGTGACTTGTCTTTCTTAGGAAATCAATTCGCTTCCATTCAAAATTTATCATCCGATCTAACTATTCAGTTGGTCTAAAGTTACTGCGAGTTACAACTCCATAACAAGTTAAAGCTTTTTCAAGTTTGTTGTGGAATTACTATCTAGTAGTCAATCAACAACAGATTCAGCATGGTATAGACACAAGTAATTGTGTCTATACCCATGCTAAAGTTGTGTGACAAAAATGATGTTAGATTGGTAAAAATATTAATTATATCAACTTTTAATAGCCAGCAATAAAAAAGTTTTTGCAACATAACCATTTAACACAGTAGTTAGTTTAGCTCTCTCAATGAGAGCAATATATTGCCTCATCCTGGGTGTTGAATTATTCCATTTTAATGATATTATTTTTTTAGCAATTCAGGAGTAAGCCTTGTGGTATTCTATGATAAATAAACTATTTAAATTCTCTGTTAAATACTTACCAGCAATTACAGCTATAATAACGATTCTTCCATTACCAGTTAAAGCAGCTACATTCCTAGTAACTGAACGCGCTGTTTTAGGAGGAAACGATCTAGTTAATTGGGGAAGTTTAGGTAAAGTATTCAATCCCTCTGCTCCTGATTTTTCTGTCTTTTTACCTAACTCTTTTTCAGTAACATCCCAAGGTGGTTTAGGGTTGGATATAAATATAGCTCCAACGAATAATCCTCGGGTTACTCCACCGTTTGTCTTTCAAACTTTACCTTCCCCTGGAATTCGCAGTAACTTTGCTCCAGGCGATTTTATTCTCTTTGGAGGTATAGATCCAACAGGTTTTATTCCTCTTCCTCCTGGTACTCCCGATCCTGGAACTCAGGGAAACGGTGAGCCTTTGACGATTAGTTTTGCCCAGCCTGTTCTTGGCGCTGGGACTCAAATAGCTATAGACACCAGTAAATTAAAAGTTGAAACTTTTCTCAACGCTTTTGATAGCAACAATAACCTTTTGGGTAGTTTTTCAGTTCCAAATATTTCGTCCTTAGCATTAGATAATTCGGCAGTGTTCTTGGGGATTCGTAGCGACACTCCAAACATCTCACGACTCGTTTTTAGCAGTTCTGCTCCCCAATTCGGCTTGGCCATCAATCAGGTAAGCATTCTTGCAGTTCCCGAATCAACTTACACCTTGGCGATATTAGCTTTTGGTGTTTCAGGTGCTGTTTTGAAACTACGTCAACGCACTTGGCCAAATAATTACTAAAATTACTAAATTAGTAATTGAAGAGGTTAGCAGCCCGCACCAAAGTCTCTGATTGGGTGGTCTGCAAAACACTCTATATAAGACATTGCGCGTAGGGAGGGGTTGCGGACTTGGTTTCTCGCATCGCTATCGGTGATGAGTCCAGAACCAAGGATATTTCTGAATAATAAATTACCGGGTCAGTTATAAGAGTCCTTTTCCCAGTAGGGAATCAGAGCTACTCAATTGCTTTATCGGGTAATTTATTTTCCGGAAATCACCTA
Protein-coding sequences here:
- a CDS encoding beta strand repeat-containing protein, which translates into the protein MSIITGTPNNDFLLGTSGDDQISGRGGNDNISAGLGDDVIDGGDGDDTLAGNGGNDTFKGGRGNDSIDGGDGFDTADYSNLGKSVTLSGVGTITKAGGFGKDQLLKVDKVVADVTVANNTIDASGSLPGVAAVADLEAQTISALNVPGLGTLTFNVVNFDNVIGTVNNDSIKGDGQNNQLTGLAGNDVIDGRGGNDLIDGGDGNDTLFGGTGDDTFKGGQGYDSIDGGDGFDTADYSKLGQTITLSGVGTVTKAGGLGQDQLLKVDKVVADAKVANNTIDASGSLSGVAAVADLEAQTISALNVPGLGTLTFNVVNFDNVIGTINNDSIKGDGQKNQLTGLAGNDLIDGRGGNDLIDGGDGNDTLLGGYGDDTFKGGQGYDSIDGGVGTDTADYGKLGQTITLSGVGTVTKAGGLGQDQLLNVEKIIADASVVNNTIDASASLAGVSITVNLQSQTLTANNVPGLGTLPFTVVNFDDVIGTNTGDSITGDSQNNKLTGNGGNDTFRGSRGNDSIDGGDGFDTADYSSLGKKITLSGVGTITKAGGFGTDTVFKVEKVIADASVANNTIDASQSLSGVAAIADLQAQTISALNVPGLGTLTFNVVNFANVIGTVNNDSIKGDGQNNQLTGLAGDDLIDGRDGNDLIDGGLGNDTLIGGAGDDTFKGSKGNDSIDGGVGTDTADYSKLGKAITLSGVGQITKAGGFGTDTVFKVETVIADASVANNTIDSSQSVAGVSISANLQEQTISALNVPSLGTITFNVLNFDNLIGTNAGDSITGDSQNNRLEGGSGNDTISGGFGNDTIIGGQGADILTGGSGADKFVFNSFNDGIDTITDYNFGQSDVIQVSKAGFGTNNLSNFSYNSLNGDLSFLGNQFASIQNLSSDLTIQLV